The following are from one region of the Prosthecobacter sp. genome:
- a CDS encoding ABC transporter ATP-binding protein, with the protein MPLIQLTNVSKSYTDPGSGARVPVLRGITLGISAGESLAIVGPSGCGKSTLLNILGTLDTPDEGEITFDGESLGQSTAKQLAAVRSQKIGFIFQLHHLMPQCSVVENVLLPTLALKSPPADALQRAEALLEQVGLKDRMNWKPAQLSGGERQRVAFVRALINQPSIILADEPTGALDEANAAALTDLLLKLQKSSGVTLVMVTHHRAQAERMERVMTIHEGALS; encoded by the coding sequence ATGCCACTCATCCAACTCACCAACGTTTCCAAATCCTACACCGATCCCGGCAGTGGAGCGCGTGTGCCGGTGCTGCGCGGCATCACACTCGGCATATCAGCGGGTGAATCGCTCGCCATTGTCGGCCCCTCTGGCTGTGGCAAAAGCACGCTGCTGAACATCCTTGGCACACTCGACACACCGGACGAGGGGGAGATCACCTTCGATGGTGAATCGTTGGGCCAAAGCACGGCGAAGCAACTGGCGGCCGTACGCAGCCAGAAAATCGGCTTCATCTTCCAGCTTCATCATCTCATGCCGCAGTGCTCGGTGGTGGAAAACGTGCTGCTGCCAACGCTGGCGCTGAAGTCACCGCCAGCGGATGCCTTGCAGCGTGCGGAAGCACTGCTCGAACAGGTCGGGCTCAAAGATCGCATGAATTGGAAACCGGCGCAGTTGTCCGGCGGCGAACGCCAGCGCGTGGCATTCGTTCGCGCTTTGATCAACCAGCCAAGCATCATCCTTGCCGATGAGCCCACCGGTGCCCTCGACGAGGCCAATGCTGCCGCTTTGACCGACCTGCTGCTGAAGTTGCAGAAAAGCAGCGGCGTCACGCTCGTGATGGTCACACATCACCGGGCACAGGCGGAGCGCATGGAGCGGGTGATGACGATTCACGAAGGTGCCCTGTCATGA
- a CDS encoding AMP-binding protein: MRSNQWRKLRSIVLNLATTDSFYGKKIREWELKVSRMTRIEDFIAQVPFTTKADIQADRLANPPFGTNLTRAIHQYTRFCQTSGTSTGEPMAWVDTPESWEAMLKCWQRVFEAAGLVKGRDRIFFAFSFGPFLGFWTAYEAAAKDFLVIPAGGLSSQARLETMARYGATVLCCTPTYALRLGEMIGEPSGVERMSLRINKIIVAGETGGSVPEVRQRLEKLWDARVFDHHGMTEVGPVSYEAEDMPRQLIVIEEAYLSEIVDPITGKEVEDGECGELILSTLDRTACPLLRYRTGDWVKKKTHRGRLILDGGILSRVDDMVVVRGVNIYPSAIEAVVRQFPEVIEFMVEQRKVEAMDEIELLVEVDGNVAKPMLKRIEAKLRDTFSLRIPVQLAEPNSLPRHEFKARRWRLVEAA, translated from the coding sequence TTGCGCTCCAACCAGTGGCGCAAACTGAGGTCGATTGTGCTCAATCTGGCCACGACGGATAGCTTTTACGGCAAAAAAATCCGCGAGTGGGAGCTGAAAGTGAGCCGCATGACCCGCATCGAGGATTTCATCGCGCAGGTGCCTTTCACGACAAAGGCGGACATTCAGGCGGATCGTCTCGCAAATCCCCCCTTTGGCACGAATCTGACGCGAGCAATCCATCAATACACGCGTTTCTGCCAGACCAGCGGCACCAGCACGGGCGAGCCGATGGCCTGGGTGGACACGCCGGAAAGCTGGGAAGCGATGCTGAAATGCTGGCAGCGTGTGTTCGAGGCCGCCGGACTGGTGAAAGGACGCGACCGCATTTTCTTCGCGTTCTCGTTCGGACCGTTTCTCGGTTTCTGGACGGCGTATGAAGCGGCGGCGAAGGATTTTCTCGTCATTCCGGCGGGCGGGTTGTCCAGTCAGGCAAGATTGGAGACAATGGCACGCTATGGCGCGACAGTGCTGTGCTGCACCCCGACGTATGCGCTGCGTCTTGGGGAAATGATCGGCGAACCCTCGGGTGTGGAGCGCATGAGCCTGCGCATCAACAAGATCATCGTGGCCGGAGAGACTGGCGGCAGCGTACCCGAGGTGCGGCAGCGGCTGGAAAAGCTCTGGGACGCGCGTGTGTTTGATCATCACGGCATGACCGAGGTCGGCCCGGTGAGCTATGAGGCCGAGGACATGCCGCGGCAGCTCATCGTGATAGAGGAGGCTTACCTGTCAGAGATCGTTGATCCGATCACAGGCAAGGAAGTGGAGGATGGCGAGTGCGGGGAATTGATTCTTTCCACGCTGGACCGCACGGCCTGCCCGCTGCTGCGCTACCGCACCGGCGATTGGGTGAAGAAGAAAACTCACCGAGGCCGGTTGATTCTCGACGGCGGCATCCTGAGCCGTGTGGATGACATGGTCGTGGTGCGCGGTGTGAACATCTACCCCAGCGCCATCGAGGCCGTGGTGCGGCAGTTTCCCGAAGTGATCGAGTTCATGGTGGAGCAGCGCAAGGTGGAGGCGATGGATGAGATCGAACTGCTCGTCGAAGTGGACGGCAATGTCGCCAAGCCGATGCTCAAACGCATCGAAGCAAAACTGCGCGACACGTTTTCTCTACGCATTCCTGTGCAACTCGCCGAGCCGAACAGTCTCCCACGCCACGAATTCAAGGCGAGGCGCTGGCGGCTCGTCGAAGCAGCCTGA
- a CDS encoding D-hexose-6-phosphate mutarotase, translating to MTLPPSVSLIEEPAGYPILVVEHPAATGRIALNGAHVTDWIPEGHDPVLYMSAEALLEPGKPIRGGIPVCWPWFGPHPTDATKPAHGFVRTLMWEVDVARETATEVELVLKLQDSAATKALWPHAFSARLHVHMGASLQVTLQVTNTGSTAWDMTGALHTYLNVEDVRKISIHGLHGTQYVEGRLSPDKRPQHSTIIIDQEVDRLYASDATVIVHDPVWGRELVIEKAGSLATVVWNPWIEKSKRLTDLPDEAYPEFLCIEAANAGEDVVSVKPGHEHLLMQRIDVRKLHA from the coding sequence ATGACTCTCCCCCCTTCCGTTTCGCTCATTGAAGAACCCGCCGGTTACCCGATCCTCGTCGTCGAACATCCTGCCGCCACAGGTCGCATCGCCTTGAATGGTGCGCATGTGACGGATTGGATTCCCGAAGGGCATGATCCCGTGCTTTACATGAGCGCTGAGGCGCTGCTGGAACCCGGCAAGCCGATTCGCGGTGGTATTCCGGTCTGCTGGCCTTGGTTTGGCCCGCACCCGACGGATGCAACCAAACCGGCGCATGGCTTTGTGCGCACCCTGATGTGGGAGGTCGATGTGGCGCGTGAGACAGCCACGGAAGTGGAGCTTGTGCTCAAGCTGCAAGATTCCGCCGCCACGAAGGCGCTCTGGCCGCATGCGTTCTCCGCACGGCTGCATGTTCACATGGGCGCCTCACTTCAAGTCACGCTGCAAGTGACGAACACCGGCAGCACCGCCTGGGACATGACCGGAGCACTGCACACTTACCTCAATGTCGAGGACGTGCGCAAAATCAGCATTCACGGTCTGCATGGCACTCAGTATGTGGAAGGCCGTCTCTCTCCCGATAAACGCCCGCAGCACAGCACGATCATCATCGACCAGGAGGTGGATCGTCTTTATGCCTCCGATGCCACGGTCATCGTGCATGATCCGGTCTGGGGCCGCGAACTCGTCATCGAAAAAGCCGGCAGCCTCGCCACTGTGGTGTGGAACCCCTGGATCGAGAAGTCGAAGCGCCTCACTGATCTGCCCGACGAGGCGTATCCTGAATTTCTCTGCATCGAGGCCGCCAACGCCGGCGAGGATGTGGTCAGCGTGAAGCCGGGACACGAGCATCTGCTGATGCAGCGCATCGACGTGCGGAAACTTCATGCTTGA
- the cdd gene encoding cytidine deaminase, with protein sequence MSASHDLLERAKAVAEKAYAPYSQFQVGCALLTTKGNIFTGCNVENASYGLTICAERNTIFHAVAEEGPGMRIASLAVIALGQEFPPCGACRQVIAEFAAPETTIWFLRDGKPLAMTMAELLPAGFRI encoded by the coding sequence ATGTCCGCCTCTCACGATCTCCTTGAACGCGCCAAAGCCGTTGCTGAAAAAGCGTATGCGCCGTATTCGCAGTTTCAGGTCGGCTGTGCGCTGCTGACAACGAAGGGGAACATCTTCACCGGCTGCAATGTGGAGAATGCCAGCTATGGACTGACGATCTGTGCGGAGCGGAACACGATTTTTCATGCCGTGGCCGAGGAAGGGCCGGGGATGAGGATTGCATCGCTGGCGGTCATCGCCCTCGGCCAGGAATTTCCGCCGTGCGGTGCGTGCCGGCAGGTGATCGCGGAGTTTGCCGCCCCGGAAACGACGATTTGGTTCCTGCGCGATGGAAAACCGCTGGCGATGACGATGGCGGAGTTGCTGCCAGCGGGGTTCAGGATATGA
- a CDS encoding CehA/McbA family metallohydrolase: MKPTALLFLVLLTNSLNAAEVFEASLGREKELPGGKEADGILGDFVLRSDKVEAVISHNAPNRRANMSTFYGEDGVTPGCLYDLSLRGAANDQLVIYAPCGHGPVSYVKIANVKEDGSAAVESVTTAAKNGGVFKRHEYRVKDGVQGIFITTVLRNETDKPQKVNTKADFTRFDSTGMSSDGIFWTDAINPAHKCGYAVGTLNVTGIEKRDDTIELAPKQEVVISRFFAVGTSPAQAVGEVRAVKGVKLGNVSGQIVDTNGKGVSTATILVPDGTKTISGYADTEGKFSLKLPQVQTEIVIEDLGRPQAKISVLVAEGATTVPKVSLISAARIRFDITDESGKPIPCKAHFAPLDENAPKLNLGPKHRAHGCVDQYHSENGHFTQQLPPGKYRVVVVRGPEYSHLEKEVIVEPAKEFVFKGTLKRLVDTRGWISADFHNHSTPSGDNVCDTDGRVINIAVEHLEFAPTTEHNRLYDWEPTIKALGLEPFIKTVKGMELTGSRQHFNAFPFEPDPLKQDGGAPVWNDDPRITALTLRRWQGERADRWIQFNHPDLSNMFIDRDSDGIADGGFVGVGGMIDGSESENGVGTDILADSPFRLSRPAGAVAMKVSSVREFIWRQLLNQGLRVTAVGVADAHSVYGNGVGCWRCYLPSSTDEPSKIDWAELAPHAKAGHIVLSTGPFLEVTTQNGKIAGDDDRCTGGIDLNVRVQCTDWMDIDRVQVLVNSKPDPTLNFTRASHPQMFKDGVVKFAEKIHIPLQSDAHLIVVAIDEDGNEAIGFGTSDYAKMRPCAYNNPIYVDADGNGFKPNYDTLGFDIPAGRQTADKARAQLVKAGLMQEEPKPVAPATPVVPKP, translated from the coding sequence ATGAAGCCAACCGCCCTCCTGTTTCTCGTCCTCCTCACCAACAGCTTGAATGCTGCCGAAGTTTTCGAAGCCTCACTTGGTCGCGAGAAAGAGCTTCCAGGCGGCAAGGAGGCTGATGGTATTCTGGGCGACTTCGTTTTGCGCAGCGACAAGGTGGAGGCTGTCATCTCACATAACGCGCCGAACCGCCGCGCGAACATGAGCACGTTTTACGGCGAGGACGGCGTCACTCCTGGTTGTCTTTATGATTTGTCACTGCGTGGCGCAGCGAATGACCAGCTCGTCATTTACGCCCCGTGTGGCCACGGTCCGGTGAGCTATGTGAAGATCGCCAATGTCAAAGAGGACGGCAGCGCCGCCGTGGAATCCGTCACCACCGCCGCGAAGAACGGCGGCGTCTTCAAGCGGCACGAATATCGCGTCAAAGACGGTGTACAAGGCATCTTCATCACCACCGTGCTGCGCAACGAGACCGACAAACCGCAGAAGGTGAATACCAAGGCCGACTTCACGCGCTTCGACTCCACCGGCATGAGCAGTGACGGCATTTTCTGGACGGATGCGATCAATCCCGCGCACAAATGCGGCTACGCGGTCGGCACGCTGAATGTCACCGGCATCGAGAAGCGCGACGACACCATCGAGCTCGCTCCGAAACAGGAAGTCGTCATCTCGCGCTTCTTCGCCGTTGGCACGTCGCCCGCGCAGGCGGTGGGCGAAGTTCGTGCGGTCAAAGGTGTCAAACTTGGCAATGTGAGCGGGCAGATCGTCGATACGAATGGCAAAGGCGTCTCCACAGCCACGATTCTCGTGCCCGATGGCACGAAGACGATCTCTGGTTACGCCGACACCGAGGGCAAATTCAGTCTCAAGCTGCCGCAGGTTCAGACGGAGATCGTCATTGAAGATCTGGGGCGTCCGCAGGCCAAGATTTCTGTTCTTGTGGCTGAAGGCGCTACCACCGTGCCGAAAGTGTCGCTTATCTCCGCTGCACGCATCCGTTTCGACATCACCGACGAGTCTGGCAAACCCATCCCGTGCAAGGCTCACTTCGCGCCGCTCGATGAAAACGCCCCGAAACTCAATCTCGGTCCGAAACACCGCGCGCATGGCTGCGTGGATCAATACCACAGCGAGAACGGTCACTTCACGCAGCAGCTCCCGCCGGGCAAATACCGCGTCGTGGTCGTACGGGGGCCGGAATACTCACATCTCGAAAAAGAGGTGATCGTGGAACCGGCGAAGGAGTTCGTCTTTAAAGGCACGCTGAAGCGTCTCGTGGACACGAGGGGCTGGATCAGCGCCGACTTCCACAATCACAGCACCCCCAGTGGCGACAACGTGTGCGACACGGACGGACGCGTGATCAACATCGCCGTCGAGCATCTTGAATTCGCGCCGACCACGGAGCACAACCGCCTTTATGACTGGGAACCGACGATCAAGGCACTGGGACTCGAACCCTTCATCAAAACGGTCAAAGGCATGGAACTCACCGGTAGCCGCCAGCACTTCAATGCGTTCCCGTTTGAGCCTGATCCACTCAAACAGGATGGTGGCGCTCCCGTTTGGAATGATGATCCACGCATCACGGCGTTGACGCTGCGCCGCTGGCAAGGCGAGCGTGCGGACCGTTGGATTCAGTTCAACCACCCCGATTTGAGCAACATGTTCATCGACCGTGACAGCGATGGCATCGCCGATGGCGGTTTCGTCGGAGTCGGCGGCATGATCGACGGCTCCGAGAGCGAAAACGGTGTCGGCACCGACATCCTCGCTGATTCGCCTTTCCGCCTGAGCCGTCCGGCAGGAGCAGTTGCGATGAAAGTCTCCTCTGTACGCGAATTCATCTGGCGGCAGCTTTTGAATCAAGGTCTGCGCGTCACCGCCGTCGGTGTGGCGGATGCGCATTCGGTTTATGGCAACGGTGTTGGCTGCTGGCGCTGCTACCTGCCTTCAAGCACGGATGAACCCTCCAAGATCGACTGGGCAGAACTCGCCCCGCATGCCAAGGCGGGCCACATTGTGCTCAGCACCGGTCCTTTCCTCGAAGTGACGACACAGAACGGCAAGATCGCTGGTGATGACGACCGCTGCACCGGCGGCATCGACCTCAACGTCCGCGTGCAATGCACCGACTGGATGGACATCGACCGTGTGCAGGTGCTGGTGAACTCCAAGCCCGATCCCACGCTGAATTTCACCCGCGCGTCTCATCCGCAGATGTTCAAGGACGGCGTGGTGAAGTTTGCCGAGAAGATTCACATCCCGCTGCAAAGCGACGCGCATCTCATCGTCGTCGCCATCGACGAGGATGGCAATGAGGCCATCGGTTTCGGCACCAGCGACTACGCCAAGATGCGTCCCTGCGCCTACAACAACCCGATCTACGTCGATGCCGACGGCAACGGTTTCAAACCGAACTACGACACGCTCGGCTTTGACATCCCCGCCGGACGCCAGACGGCGGACAAAGCGCGTGCACAACTCGTGAAGGCAGGTTTGATGCAGGAAGAACCGAAGCCTGTTGCTCCTGCAACTCCCGTTGTTCCGAAGCCTTGA
- a CDS encoding heparan-alpha-glucosaminide N-acetyltransferase domain-containing protein, whose product MPTAPQRLAWLDLFRGLAVLGMVWTHSAHTFLDVTLQKTAWFHEMDYYHGLIAPAFFWIAGFVRAHVTIGKSKPAWPAFKRLLLVLLIGYAMHVPWHTLLMAESWRDACKVDVLHCLAISGMLMLFAERFGRWRNAVAAVLLVFFVGLQTSAESWHTGVLFIDQYFNRNQGSLFALFPWVGFGLAGFLTRSLWNGAQNRNAALTFVLGALLAFVQPYSPWPGGAPEFFLERLGWVMMAAVFVACVADRISAATGWLRLAGRESLLLYVVHLMLIHAVPLPKQALQQLIGMTQPLWVVFLIFVALFAASLALGWWNERRKARQ is encoded by the coding sequence ATGCCCACCGCACCTCAACGCCTCGCCTGGCTCGATCTGTTCCGTGGCCTCGCGGTTTTGGGCATGGTCTGGACGCACTCAGCGCACACGTTTCTCGATGTGACGCTGCAAAAAACGGCGTGGTTTCACGAGATGGACTACTACCACGGCCTGATTGCGCCCGCGTTCTTCTGGATCGCAGGATTCGTGCGCGCCCATGTGACAATTGGAAAATCAAAGCCTGCGTGGCCTGCGTTCAAACGCCTGCTGCTAGTGCTGCTCATCGGTTATGCGATGCATGTGCCGTGGCACACTCTGCTCATGGCCGAATCATGGCGTGATGCCTGCAAAGTCGATGTGCTGCACTGCCTCGCCATCAGCGGCATGCTGATGCTGTTTGCGGAGCGCTTCGGCCGCTGGCGGAATGCGGTGGCGGCAGTGTTGCTCGTCTTCTTTGTTGGTCTGCAAACGTCCGCCGAAAGCTGGCACACAGGCGTGCTGTTCATTGATCAGTATTTCAATCGCAATCAGGGTTCGCTGTTCGCGCTCTTCCCCTGGGTGGGCTTCGGACTGGCGGGATTTTTGACGCGGAGCCTCTGGAACGGCGCTCAAAACCGCAACGCGGCGCTCACCTTCGTTCTGGGTGCGTTGCTGGCCTTCGTGCAGCCGTATTCGCCCTGGCCAGGCGGTGCGCCGGAGTTTTTCCTGGAGCGTCTCGGCTGGGTGATGATGGCCGCTGTGTTCGTGGCCTGTGTGGCGGATCGAATCAGCGCCGCCACCGGCTGGCTGCGACTCGCCGGACGTGAATCGCTGCTGCTCTATGTGGTTCACCTGATGCTGATTCATGCCGTTCCCTTGCCCAAACAAGCGCTGCAACAACTCATCGGCATGACGCAGCCGCTTTGGGTGGTGTTCTTGATCTTCGTGGCGCTGTTTGCTGCTTCGCTGGCTTTGGGTTGGTGGAATGAGCGGCGCAAAGCACGGCAGTAG
- a CDS encoding DUF1553 domain-containing protein, translating to MIARQNVLLFVLLSSSLAAEELKVSPAQAMGLLKTQCMGCHNAEKQKGGLSLETRDLALKGGENGSALKAGDAAHSALITALSDPGDAHMPPKKQMPEKQINLLKAWVNAGAAWDDTALKKFGELTPADKLVALPTGHAPSAAISLSKDGKWLATGIGNRVVVRDLTAKDTPIIATLEGHKDVIQSLAWNSDATRLAAGGYRSVLVWNPADWKVTHTLTAPLEGRVTGMTFLPDNATLVLADGATSVKGVLHRWKLGEAKPAQSIDAHVDNILSLVVSRDGKQIATGGADNLAKVWDAATFKEIAKIEGHVGHITALGFNNDGKWLATGSADKDLKVWDIASKEMLMLLGDKSAGVNALMWSPDATSLTYLTESGGVHGVTELKTHDGVRLAFTSGKQKKLISFEGVPNTAVMTADGKNIYAAMHSGEVIKLDEKAALSKLAATTAPPAAKPPTLSYTKDILPILTKAGCNLGSCHAKASGQAGFRLSIFAFDPKTDYMEFVNDSRGRRVFPALPEDSLILQKATVRVQHEGGQRFEPDSESAKTVAEWIRQGMPYETPNQPALAGIEVTPGEKTYRKNEEQVLKVLAKYSDGSTRDVTALTDYISSEKAIAAVDETGKLKTSTESGETVIVARYMGQVAISRVAVPAEKLFPPERYATLTVRNEIDKLVYARLQKLGHLPSETCSDAEFLRRSTLDAIGMLPTVEEARAFLADKNPSKYEQWVAQLLERPEWADHWAIKWGDLIRPNPSRVGVKPVYLLDQWIRQSFRENKPWDRFTRELLTAEGNTHKNGPVAIWRDKRDPIDAATFIGQIFLGVRLECAKCHHHPTEKWDQTDYYQMAAFFTQMKRKGQGISAPISGEPEQMWFAPGNASIEHPVTKASLKPRPPADKEIPIAETQDPRAVLSDWMTNPKNPYFARAVVNRTWSSFMGRGIVDPVDDFRASNPPSNGPLLEWLAQDFVKHGYNLKHLMRTIMLSQTYRLSSLPNETNVADLKNYSRSYRRRLPAETLLDAVCAVTEVRETFSGLPPDALAKQTWNHKLESQFMDAFGRPNASSECPCERDAKPSVVQALHLMNSNKLQDMLVSSKGRVTRLSKSTLTPQQIVEELYLASFARLPTAEESAIAGKAIDVGVANRQAAIEDVLWSLLNSAEFVFNH from the coding sequence ATGATTGCCCGCCAAAATGTCCTCTTGTTTGTTTTACTCAGCTCCTCGCTCGCTGCGGAGGAATTGAAGGTGAGTCCTGCTCAAGCGATGGGATTGCTGAAGACGCAGTGCATGGGCTGTCACAATGCGGAGAAGCAGAAAGGCGGCCTGTCGCTCGAAACGCGTGATCTGGCTCTGAAAGGCGGCGAAAACGGTTCCGCGCTCAAAGCGGGCGATGCTGCGCACAGTGCGCTGATCACGGCGCTTAGCGATCCGGGGGATGCGCACATGCCGCCGAAGAAGCAGATGCCGGAGAAGCAGATCAACCTGCTGAAGGCCTGGGTGAACGCGGGCGCGGCCTGGGATGATACGGCGCTGAAGAAATTCGGTGAACTGACACCGGCGGACAAGCTGGTCGCATTGCCCACCGGTCATGCGCCTTCGGCAGCGATCTCTTTGAGCAAGGATGGCAAGTGGCTGGCAACAGGCATTGGCAATCGCGTTGTGGTACGGGATTTGACCGCCAAAGACACCCCCATTATCGCCACGCTCGAAGGGCACAAGGATGTGATTCAATCGCTGGCCTGGAACAGCGATGCCACGCGTCTGGCGGCGGGTGGATACCGCAGCGTGCTCGTTTGGAATCCGGCAGATTGGAAAGTCACGCACACGCTGACCGCGCCGCTCGAAGGGCGCGTCACTGGCATGACTTTCCTGCCTGACAATGCCACGCTGGTGCTCGCGGATGGTGCGACCAGTGTGAAGGGCGTGCTGCATCGCTGGAAACTCGGCGAGGCGAAGCCCGCGCAGAGCATCGACGCACATGTGGACAACATTTTGAGCCTTGTCGTCAGCCGTGATGGCAAACAGATCGCCACCGGCGGCGCGGACAACCTCGCCAAGGTGTGGGACGCGGCCACGTTCAAGGAGATCGCCAAGATCGAGGGCCATGTCGGCCACATCACCGCGCTCGGCTTCAATAACGACGGCAAGTGGCTCGCCACCGGCAGCGCGGACAAGGATCTCAAGGTCTGGGACATCGCCAGCAAGGAGATGCTGATGCTGCTGGGTGACAAATCAGCGGGCGTGAACGCGCTCATGTGGTCGCCGGACGCCACCAGCCTCACCTACCTCACCGAAAGCGGCGGCGTGCATGGCGTGACCGAGTTGAAGACCCATGACGGTGTGCGTCTGGCCTTCACCTCTGGCAAACAGAAAAAGCTGATCAGCTTCGAAGGTGTGCCCAACACCGCCGTGATGACTGCCGACGGCAAAAACATCTATGCCGCCATGCACAGCGGCGAAGTCATCAAGCTGGATGAGAAAGCGGCGCTGTCGAAGCTCGCCGCCACCACCGCGCCTCCGGCCGCCAAGCCCCCCACGCTCTCCTACACCAAGGACATCCTGCCCATCCTCACCAAGGCCGGTTGCAACCTCGGCTCCTGCCATGCGAAAGCGAGCGGACAGGCAGGCTTTCGCCTGTCGATCTTCGCCTTCGACCCGAAGACCGATTACATGGAGTTCGTGAACGATTCGCGCGGCCGCCGTGTCTTCCCCGCGTTGCCTGAGGACAGTCTCATCCTGCAAAAAGCCACGGTGCGCGTGCAGCACGAGGGTGGGCAGCGCTTTGAGCCGGATTCCGAGTCGGCGAAAACCGTCGCGGAGTGGATTCGGCAAGGCATGCCGTATGAAACGCCGAACCAGCCTGCGCTGGCGGGCATCGAGGTCACGCCGGGCGAGAAGACCTATCGCAAGAACGAGGAGCAGGTCTTGAAGGTGCTGGCGAAGTACAGCGACGGCTCCACCCGCGATGTGACGGCGCTGACGGATTACATCTCGTCCGAGAAAGCCATCGCAGCGGTCGATGAAACCGGAAAGCTCAAGACGAGCACGGAAAGCGGCGAGACCGTCATCGTGGCGCGTTACATGGGCCAGGTGGCGATCTCCCGCGTGGCGGTGCCTGCCGAAAAACTGTTCCCGCCAGAGCGCTATGCGACGCTGACCGTGCGCAACGAAATCGACAAGCTCGTCTATGCCCGCCTGCAAAAGCTCGGCCATCTGCCCAGCGAGACGTGCAGCGATGCGGAATTCCTGCGCCGCAGCACGCTGGATGCCATCGGCATGCTGCCGACCGTCGAAGAAGCACGCGCCTTCCTCGCCGACAAGAATCCGTCGAAGTATGAGCAGTGGGTCGCCCAACTGCTCGAACGCCCCGAGTGGGCCGATCACTGGGCCATCAAGTGGGGCGATCTCATTCGCCCGAATCCGTCGCGTGTCGGCGTGAAACCGGTCTATCTGCTGGATCAGTGGATCAGGCAAAGCTTCCGCGAGAACAAGCCCTGGGACCGCTTCACACGCGAACTCCTCACCGCCGAGGGCAACACGCACAAGAACGGTCCCGTGGCCATCTGGCGTGACAAACGCGACCCCATCGACGCCGCCACCTTCATCGGCCAGATATTCCTCGGCGTGCGCCTGGAGTGCGCGAAGTGCCACCATCACCCGACCGAGAAGTGGGACCAGACCGACTACTACCAGATGGCCGCGTTCTTCACGCAGATGAAGCGCAAGGGCCAGGGCATCTCCGCGCCGATCAGCGGCGAGCCCGAGCAGATGTGGTTCGCTCCCGGCAATGCCAGCATTGAGCATCCCGTCACCAAGGCCTCGCTGAAACCACGGCCGCCTGCCGACAAGGAAATCCCCATCGCCGAAACGCAGGACCCGCGCGCCGTGCTGTCCGATTGGATGACGAACCCCAAGAACCCCTACTTCGCGCGGGCCGTGGTGAACCGCACTTGGTCCAGCTTCATGGGCCGTGGCATCGTCGATCCCGTGGATGACTTCCGCGCCTCGAATCCGCCCTCCAACGGTCCACTGCTCGAATGGTTGGCACAGGATTTTGTGAAGCACGGCTACAATTTGAAACACCTCATGCGCACCATCATGCTGTCGCAGACCTATCGTCTCAGCAGCCTGCCAAACGAGACGAACGTGGCCGATTTGAAAAACTATAGCCGCAGCTACCGCCGCCGCCTGCCCGCCGAAACACTGCTCGATGCCGTCTGTGCCGTCACCGAGGTCAGGGAAACCTTCTCCGGCCTGCCACCCGACGCGCTGGCGAAGCAGACCTGGAATCACAAGCTGGAAAGCCAGTTCATGGACGCCTTTGGCCGTCCCAACGCCAGTTCGGAGTGCCCATGCGAACGCGATGCGAAACCGAGCGTCGTTCAGGCCCTGCACCTCATGAATTCCAACAAGCTGCAGGACATGCTCGTCAGCAGCAAGGGCCGCGTGACGCGTCTCTCCAAGAGCACACTGACACCGCAGCAGATTGTCGAGGAGTTGTATCTCGCTTCCTTTGCTCGTCTGCCCACGGCGGAAGAATCAGCCATCGCAGGCAAGGCCATCGACGTTGGTGTCGCGAATCGTCAGGCCGCCATCGAAGACGTGCTGTGGAGTCTGCTGAACTCGGCGGAGTTCGTGTTCAATCATTGA
- a CDS encoding SMI1/KNR4 family protein: MNLAYGFTHSGPALNAKELKLLEDELGCAFPDSYKKFMLHVNGGCPDHEVFDNPPEPSFVIQRLFPLGGEKPFELRNMNIHGTDLPKGLLDIGRSLCGDALALCVSGENYGKLYWQDHELAESPDDLEAMHLLCDNFGTFVAALRPLHEIS; encoded by the coding sequence ATGAACCTTGCGTATGGCTTCACACACTCAGGCCCTGCTTTGAATGCCAAAGAACTCAAATTGCTCGAAGACGAACTCGGCTGTGCATTTCCCGATTCCTACAAAAAATTCATGCTTCATGTGAACGGTGGCTGTCCCGACCATGAGGTCTTTGATAACCCACCAGAGCCGTCTTTTGTTATTCAACGATTGTTTCCACTCGGAGGAGAAAAACCCTTCGAGCTGCGGAATATGAATATCCATGGAACAGATTTACCCAAAGGTCTGTTGGACATTGGAAGGTCGCTGTGTGGAGACGCTCTAGCTCTATGTGTATCGGGAGAAAACTACGGCAAGCTTTACTGGCAAGACCACGAACTGGCTGAATCCCCAGACGATTTGGAGGCGATGCATCTGCTCTGCGATAATTTCGGGACTTTCGTTGCAGCGTTGAGGCCACTACATGAAATCTCCTGA